In the genome of Pseudomonas fluorescens, the window AGTCATTCGTTCGATCCAAATCCGATAGGCTTGCAACACAAGATGAAGGCTATTGCGGGCTTTTTCAAGCCCGCTGGTGATCGGACCCGCCGACCAACCTTATTTTGAGCTGCTTATTTTAAGCAGGGCGCTGGCTGATCACTTCATCGATCAACCCGTACTCACGCGCGGCTTCTGCACTCATGAAATTGTCGCGATTGGTATCGCGCTCGATTTCTTCGAGAGTGCGCCCGCTGTGCTGGGCCATCAGCGTGTTGAGACGCTCGCGAATGAAGAGGATTTCCTTGGCATGGATTTCGATATCCGACGCCTGGCCCTGGAAACCGCCCAGTGGCTGGTGAATCATCACACGCGAGTTCGGCAGGCAGTAGCGCTTGCCTTTTGCACCGGCCGTCAGCAGGAACGCACCCATGCTGCACGCCTGACCGATACAGGTGGTCGCCACGTTGGGCTTGATGAACTGCATGGTGTCGTAGATCGACATGCCCGCCGTCACCGAACCGCCCGGGGAGTTGATGTAGAGATGGATGTCCTTGTCCGGGTTTTCCGCTTCAAGGAACAGCAGTTGCGCACAGATCAGGTTGGCCATGTAGTCCTCTACCGGACCAACCAGAAAGATCACCCGCTCCTTGAGGAGACGCGAGTAGATGTCGTAGGCGCGCTCGCCACGAGCGGACTGCTCGACAACCATCGGGACCAGGCCGCCTGCGGCCTGGATATCAGAGTTCTGCTGAATATACGAATTACGGAACATGCTCTGCAGTCACTCCCAAATAGTTATGTCTTGAATACGCATAAGCCAGCTCGAAGGCTGGCTTATGGTGTTTGCTTCTTACCGCAAAAGTGATCAGTCGGCTTGTGGAGCTTCTACCGGCTTGACCGCTTCTTCGTAAGAGACCGATTTGTCGGTCACGCTAGCTTTCTGCAGAACAGTATCCACAACTTGCTCTTCCAGCACAACCGAGCGAACTTCGTTCAGTTGCTGGTCGTTCTTGTAGTACCAGGACACAACTTGCTCAGGTTCCTGGTAGGCCGAAGCCATTTCCTGAATCATCTCGCGAACGCGGGTTTCGTCAGGCTTGAGGTCGAATTGCTTGACCACTTCAGCCACGATCAGGCCCAGCACTACGCGGCGCTTGGCTTGCTCTTCGAACAGCTCGGCCGGCAGTTGGTCAGGCTTGATGTTGCCACCGAACTGCTGGACAGCCTGCACGCGCAGACGGTCAACTTCGTTGGACAGCAGGGCCTTTGGCACTTCGATCGGGTTGGTGGCCAGCAGACCGTCCATTACCTGATTCTTGACCTTGGATTTGATCGCCTGACGCAGTTCGCGCTCCATGTTCTTGCGAACTTCGGCGCGGAAGCCTTCCAGACCGGTCTCCTTGATGCCGAATTGAGCGAAGAATTCTTCGGTCAGTTCTGGCAGTTTTGGCTCGGAAACGGTGTTGACGGTCACGGTGAACTCGGCGGTTTTGCCAGCCAGGTCCAGGTTCTGATAGTCCTCTGGGAAAGTCAGGTTCAGAACGCGCTCTTCACCGGCTTTTGCGCCAACCAGGCCATCTTCGAAACCAGGGATCATGCGGCCGGAACCCAGAACCAGCTGAGTACCCTTGGCGGAACCGCCAGCGAACACTTCACCGTCGACTTTGCCGACGAAATCGATGTTCAGCTGGTCTTCGTTTTGAGCGGCGCGATCGGCCACTTCGAAACGGGTGTTCTGCTTGCGCAGGATGTCCAGCATCTTGTCCAGATCGGCATCAGACACGTCAGCGCTCAGACGCTCGACGGTGATACCTTCGAAACCGGCAACGGTGAACTCAGGGAACACTTCGAATACGGCTACGTATTCCAGGTCCTTGCCCGCTTCCAGGGATTTAGGCTCGATCGAAGGCTGGCCAGCCGGGTTCAGCTTCTGCTCAACCACAGCTTCGTAGAAAGAAGACTGGATCACGTCGCCTACAGCTTCCTGGCGAGCGTCAGCACCGAAACG includes:
- the tig gene encoding trigger factor, with the translated sequence MQVSVENTTALERRMSVTVPAERIESQVNKRLQQTAQKAKIAGFRPGKVPMSEIKRRFGADARQEAVGDVIQSSFYEAVVEQKLNPAGQPSIEPKSLEAGKDLEYVAVFEVFPEFTVAGFEGITVERLSADVSDADLDKMLDILRKQNTRFEVADRAAQNEDQLNIDFVGKVDGEVFAGGSAKGTQLVLGSGRMIPGFEDGLVGAKAGEERVLNLTFPEDYQNLDLAGKTAEFTVTVNTVSEPKLPELTEEFFAQFGIKETGLEGFRAEVRKNMERELRQAIKSKVKNQVMDGLLATNPIEVPKALLSNEVDRLRVQAVQQFGGNIKPDQLPAELFEEQAKRRVVLGLIVAEVVKQFDLKPDETRVREMIQEMASAYQEPEQVVSWYYKNDQQLNEVRSVVLEEQVVDTVLQKASVTDKSVSYEEAVKPVEAPQAD
- the clpP gene encoding ATP-dependent Clp endopeptidase proteolytic subunit ClpP; this encodes MFRNSYIQQNSDIQAAGGLVPMVVEQSARGERAYDIYSRLLKERVIFLVGPVEDYMANLICAQLLFLEAENPDKDIHLYINSPGGSVTAGMSIYDTMQFIKPNVATTCIGQACSMGAFLLTAGAKGKRYCLPNSRVMIHQPLGGFQGQASDIEIHAKEILFIRERLNTLMAQHSGRTLEEIERDTNRDNFMSAEAAREYGLIDEVISQRPA